The genome window ACTACACGAGAAATTAGTaggtttttttggggttacaatatatgttttttttagggAGCTTTagtaatatacccaaaataggacatgaaattataaaaaaaccctatatggaatagactttagaaacacacccaaaaatcaTTTACTATCTAATAAATGAGTGTTgaagttcctataaattacatcTCTGCCATTTAttaacttaaaacaagcccaatacaaaaaactcaaaaaaaacccaaaataagcCCAGCAAGCccgaagtacattgttaataccatgtcatagaagtgtattgttaataccatgtcatagaaatacattgttaatatcatgtcatagaagtacaatgttaatatcatttcatagaaaaacattgttaataccatttcatacaaaaaacccaaaaaagccCAGCAAGATATCCGATATCCTTTGCaaaaacattgttaataccatttctgaaaaatctgttaatactatgtcatggAAGTAccctgttaatactatgtcatagaaatcAACTCAATTGCAAGGTATGAACAGTTTAACAACTGTTCATACCATTTACTGGAAGCTAACAACtatatttcatttgcataatagGTACGAtaacttaaaacaagcccaacacAAGCCCAACACTAATTTAATGCTAAAAAGGGTAATAAAGATATTTcatcttattaattaaattaaaaaatatacaattgttgatttttgggtttattttgggtgtgtttctatgttttaaatagtgtagggtaTATTTATAGTTTCATGTCTAGGAATGGGTGTTtcactaattttgtattttttttatctgtgATGCGATACAAACTTGTATCACATTATGTGTTACATTCACTCTCTTTGTACGCGCTCTTTTGCACACTGCACCAAAATATATGAGTAAATAtaattcttgaaaaaaaaaaaaaaaaaaaaaaaaacaacaacaacaataaacaTCCCAAAATCCAAAGccaaaccaaaacaaagtgaagaaagaaaaagttgcAGGACCATGGTATTCACCTCCAACCCATTATCTCTCAGCGTCCCAGACCCTTTCTTCGAGTCATGGCTCCGCGAAAATGGCTACCCAGAAATCATTGACCAGCATACCTCTACTGCCATCACCACCTCTACAACCACAACCACAGACGCAAGCTCAATCACAAACGGCTTCTTCATCTCACTCTTCTCTCGCATATTcaccctcctctctctcttcaccatCAACCCCTTCTCCAAGCTCACCAATGAAGACCTTGCTGCCCAAACGCCTCCTTGGACCACTATCTTTATTGGGTCTTCTGACTCCTACTCCTTCCCCTTGTCTGTTTCTCAGGCTCGCATGAGGGTCCAAGAGAATGTCAAGCGCTATGCCAGAAATTATGCTACTTTGCTTGTGCTCTTCTTTGCTTGCTCTTTGTatgttctctttctctttctcttttctcaaTGGTTTGTGGTTCTTGGGTCAGTTTTGAGAATTGTTTCTGTTTATGTTAAGGGATGTTAGGGGATTTCTAAGTGGTCAAAAAGAGCAAGTCTTGGGGGTAATTTGGCTCCAGATGCCATGGGAttgatgtttttgtttttgttttcgaGAACTGGgttctttttatattactgtTGTGTTGTGTGGAAATTTAGGAATTCAGCTCTCAAATGATATGGCTTtctttatctttatctttGGCTTATGAGTGTTGGGTGAGTTTTCAGAATTGGATATTGGTTTGTTGttagataaaagaaaaggatagaatagaaaaacaacaaaagagggtgaaaaataaaaacaagcaTTTTTGTGGAAACGAAGGTAAATGTTCTCGGGTTTgctgtttttctttctgtccTGGTTTGATATCAATACCTTGTTCTTAATTTTAAGGATTCTAGTTGGAAGTTTGGAAAGTGCCTCTCCATTTTAGTTGTTGCAAGAACTTCAGCAACTGTAAGgaagttgaaaatttggacaCCTTCTGTCTTATATTGCACTTTGCCTTTCACAGTGTGATAAATATTGTGATTTTAAATCAGCTGGCTGGTAAGCTTATTTGTCTGGTTGACCTATAGCGGACAAAAATCTAATAgtcaaatttccaaattctgaTATCTTTTCCTTGGCCTAAATAACTCGAGTATGTATTTTCGGTCTTGCCAATGTTGAAAGGTTGGGGCTGcgatttataaaatttcaaggAATCATATGCTACATGGAATGGTTTGAGGGGTTTAGGTTGTAAGGAGGTCTTGCTGATGAATGCATTTACTCCTATCTGAATGCACTTCTCTCTAGTGAAGCGGAGACGAATAGTAAAGCCACAACTGCGCCTCTTTTCAACAATTTACCTTTATGTGAGAGGGCAGCATAGGCTTAATTGTGTCCTCTATGGTGTCTGGTCTTATTCAGTGTCctgtaaaataaaagaaactattTGGTCGCCCTTCCCTGTGTCGGTACTCTTTAGCATTTCCTCTTTTGGGGCGTGTGGTTTGGGTTTGATCTTTTATAAGGTTTTTATTTCCTCATCTTATTTGatattgtttttgtgtttttttaactATATTATTACAGATATCAGATGCCCCTGGCCCTTGTTGGATTGATATCTTGTTTGGCACTATGGGATGTTTTTAAGTTCTGTAGTGAAAGGTGGGGATTGGATCGATACCCAATAATTCGGGAGTGCTTAATTCGTGTTGCTCAATGTGGTGAGTAGTCAACTCTGTGTTTGGGCAGTAGCAGATTTCTCTTGTACATTTTCTGTATACTTAGTATTCTCTTGTACATTAGATATCCATCTGATTCATCCTCCATCCTTATTTTGTTTGAACTATAGAAATATTTTCAGTAATTTTCTGATAGAAGTAATGGTTGAGCTTGTTTCATGTGGGGCTCAGTTTTTCTagataatttaattttacCCTTATAAATGGTATTTGGATCTTATCATGCTGTATTTTGCACAGAGTAACAACATAGACAATGCAAAATGGCGAAATCTCCATCCATCTTTTGTGCTGTATGTTATTTGTTGAACTTAAGCTGATGTACTTGTGAGCAACTACAATATATATCTTGGTGCTCTTTAATTTGGGGAACTCTTAAATGGAATAGGAATCACATATCATTAGCTTAGTATGAAAACTGAAAGAGGTTAACACTCTGGTTTGGATGATTAATCTGCTTGGAGTTCTAATGATCTATGAAATGTAAGCTGTAAGCTGGAGCTCCTGAGTGGAGATAAGCCAaacattttttagtttttgctGTTCATTCTGATGCAATATAATCTctggattttcttttgtaacATTGATTGGACTTCATCTTTGCAGTAGCTGCTGTTATCCTGATATGCTCGAATGTTCAAATGGCTCTCTTCTATGCTCTTGGTGTTAGTTATGCAGGTGAGTTTTGGATATATTTCGCATATTCTCTCATATTGAGAAGGCTTATGCACAATTCCTAAGTTCTTTAGGATTTCTCTCCCCCGCCCCCACACCCCAGAAAAGAGAAATTATTATTCCAATAATGAAAACTTAATAAGTTTTGTGTCATgtatcaaaatcacaaaaattcattaaacCAAAGTCCTTACATTGTGTGATTTAACCCGTACTCTCGAGAAGTTCTATAGTTATCTGAACTTCATGAGAAAAGTGAGTTTAGATAAAATGCTTAAacttctcaaaataaattgattccttttttcttttgagctAAATTTGTCTATTTATACTGCTTTTTGGCTGTCAAGAAATACATTCTATTTGTATTTCTAGACGTCCTTTTTCCTGTGTATGGGATCTTCTAAGGATTTGAACCTATTGTAGGCATGATTCTGCATGCTGGATTTCGGAAGCTGGCTCGTGCAAAGCAAACTCCTCATGGTAGATCGAAATAGCAGGTGTTTTGCAATATAAGTGAAAGTTTTGCTTAACTTTAGCTTTAGGAATTTTTGCTGCAAGAGAGCAATGGGATTTTTTTATGCAACAGTTAACACCCCAAGGTAGTCAAATACTCATGAGCTATATCAACTTTGATCCCATCACGTCTCCAACTCCTGTCCTGAACAACCATGAAGCagggaaaacagaaaaaaaggcATATAATTCCCTCATCTGTGATTTCATGGCTGACCTCCCCATCGTGTCAAAGCAGATGCCTGTTGTTTTGCCTGCACGCTAAACACTCCAGGAAATGATGCAGTGATAGTTGTATGCTTATATAATAGTGTTTTCAGTACATAATGTAACTACTTTATTTTAATGATATGATGAGTTTATTGTTTTTGAAgtgctgaattttttttattttgcaaattcaaattttcttttattttttcagttttgacaATAAATCTGAATTTGAAGAtatgtttctgatttatttattttttgaattttccagAAGTAGATATTGGGAACGTCTCGTTTGTGCCGGTTCCCTCTCAACCCCAAATCTTAATTAAATGtaatcttatttaattaaaaatataaagaataaattgaaggaTAATGCTTTTATACTGTAAGGTCATTGGCGTTCAGAGGGGGCCGTCATAAAATGTGAAagccattttgtttttatgttatttgaaattaaattaaattattgtttgtttgattaaaTAATTACATACATTGATTGAAAAATTAACTTCATATGAACCCATCTGGTTTAGCACAGTCCCAGTACAGTGAGAGTTTCTGCCTCACTAAACTGAATTATCAGAAAGGGAATTGaagcaaaacaaacaaatagcATTGTTGGATTTCACAAGCAAAAATATgattattaataaatataaccATTTTGGAAAATATTACAAATGATAATCTTTAAATTAGCAAACCCTAATCGATTATACTCAATGCTGCTACTTGCaaacaaaattgttaaattaaaaaataatcataaaagatgaaaaaacacaatttcTTACAATGATATGTACATCATCAAATCAGGAGATAAATGCATAAACAGGAATCACACTACAAAACAAATATCCAATCACTACTTGAACCTCTTTCAAGCCGGATTGAGATCGCGTGAAACTTGGCCTTGCCATCTGCATCACAAGcattaaatgaaaaatacattAGATATTTGTATTGAACAAAAATTTGGGAGAAAGCAGTTCCCTCTTCCTAAAAGAGAGGAAAAGTAATTTAACTGACAAAGATATCTCAACCAAGAGGACTTGATCTCcatatttttcaattcttACTCTATGAGTTGTTTTCTTTGTCCCATCTTAATTTCTTGCCTGTATCTCTTTTAGTTCCCTGAACTGAATGCATCACTACTATCACTTTTTATACGGTTCTCTTGCcatgtaggttttttttttaaatgatgaAATCTGGGAATGCTGACGAAAACTTCTTATCTATATGATTGTTCAATCCTTTCAACAGAAATCGTATGAAGCAACTTTCAGAGTTTTAGTACCTTTTCAAGTCTTTAGAAACTAAAATCTTTTAGTTTACATTACAATCAGTTACAATGGGTATCTGAcaagatttttttcccaaaaaaacgACTGGTCAAGCTCAAAAGAGAAAGGTAAAAGACAGCACAGTATGTTTTGCTAATTGTGGAAagatttcaaattttggtatttttgtCATTGGAAATAGCTTGAATTGTGAATTGTGAGAAATTAGTCTGGAAACAAAAATTGCCTACCTTCTAAATCAAGATAAATTACTACGTTGAAGAAACAACTTGGCTAACCTTGAGAGCAAAAATCTTGCAAGTGGGCTTATGTTTGCGTTGGATTGAAATTCCTTGTTCTGCTGCCTTTTCTTGTCTTCTGCCTTTGTGTTCTGAGTTTCTTCAGAAGCTGTCTTGCCCTTGGTGAAAATGCGAGCAGCCAGCTCCTGCAGATCTTTCAATGAAGATTCCTTTGAACTATTTGAACTGCAAAGATTTTCTTCTATGAGTCCTATAGACTACATGCCACCATTTTAAGTGGTGAGAAAGATTAGGACCAATATGAAAAAGATAGGATGTGTGAAACCTTGCTAATCGCTGAAGCAATTTGCTGACAAAAACTTCAGAAGATCCCGGCTTCAAGCTCTCCAACTTTGCAAGCGACTTTGCAACTGAACGCACAGCAGACCCTTCTGAATCATCAGCAAGTGCCTACATGtacacaagaaaaagaaaagtaaatcaCAGGGATTGAAACTATGCGTACAATGAATTCATTTGATATGTATGCATACATCAAGACGTAAAATACAGTaggttgaaacttgaaaccaTACACACCAAATCtaaatattattgttttactgATGCTAACATAGTTAAAATAACTTGCATCTTAAACGTATGCCTAGAACGAGCAATCTATGTCTTCCAAAGTACTCACACATGGACATATAACAGGTGTGCTTTTGCAGCACCAGGCTTCTAACTAAGAAAAACCCACAATTTTTGGCAACAATGAATTCCTTAGCAAgaaaagatagagagaaagagagagaagaaaacaacaataCTGCTTTATGTCTTCAAAAACTTGTATCTGCAGTTCTTgaaggtattttttttttatagacaATTTAGGACGAGTAGAAGAAACTCTAGAGAATCTAACAgagtgaaattacaatttcaaACTAATAGGCAAAGTTACCCCTTGACACCATATGGAAGACAAGAAGTCTACAACTTATCTGGATGCTCACCTCTTTTAAAGAAGGGATAAGCAATATTGATAATGCCGCAGATTGTGCTATAACTTTTGCACTTTCTTCATCATCACTTGCTTGGGATGATCTTGGAAATACTTTTGGTGCATCAATGTATTCATGAGATTGTCTGAGGGAAAGAGAGTTCCTCCACAAATTAGAAATTTTCAATCCTATCTCACATGTGCATGCATGTGTAGGTGCAGGTGTGTAAAGATTACAAGTACTAGCAACATTTTTCCCAGTAGATATACCTGGAAGAATCAGAGCTATTCGTCATCTGCCCTCTTCTATCGTGCGCATCATAGTTGATCTTGTTAAGTGCAGACCTATCTTTAGCATTTCCTTTCCTCCCTCCTTGAATTGCAGCCTTTGCCTACATAAACATTGTCAAGAAGCTTCGTCAGTGAAACACTCTGGGACTATTGAAGCCAAGAGAACATCAGAATtacgtttttgtttttttttttgtttcactgttcaatctaaaatttgaaaatgaccTAAGAAATTCCAGAGAGAAACCAGGAAAATCATATTTAGATCCAGAATATGagaacaaaaaatttgggagaTGAAAACCCTAAGAGTAGATCTGATCTGGGAAAACAATGAATTCTACAATTAACTAAAATAGTATTGAAAggaataaaattttcaaatttaggTACAAAATGTAACTGAAGAATATTACatctgttttaaattgatcTATGGTGATACATGAATGTCAAATCAATTGTTAACAGATCAGCAGCTTTTTGCAATTACTCTGACATGAACTGAATTCTATAATACCTGAAGACATTCACTAGCACTACTGTAATTTGTGAAATTTAAGACCAATTAGATTAACTGGTATCAATTGAAATATTACATAGAGCAAAAAGCCACCTCTGCAAGATTAATGGCACTGTCTTCAGTTGAGGCAGTTGAAGTTCTCTCTTGAATTCCCAGCCTGGATTTTGGCGTTCGAGGAGAATCAGAATCATCATGTTGCCCACGAAAAACAACAGTTCCGCTGGAAGAAGCATCTTCATAAGAAGCGTATGTGCTGCTAGGCTACAAAGCAAAAGGAGGTAGTAAGATAAACAGGTATCTCAGTACAAAAAGTTTGAACTCCAATACTTCCTATTCTTGTCCTAACTGTACAGATTATTACCAGAGAGTTTTGATCACGAAACTGAGAAGATGACTGAGATCCTTTGGGTGTTCGTATAACAACAGTTCCTGACCCACTCACAGTCAATTCTTCCTGGAAATACACCTCAAATTGCTAAACAATATACAGTAATGTAAAAATGGTGCAAACAATCGTGAACTCCAACTTGGGTCGgtaaatgaaaaatcagtGTTCGAAAAATCGGCCTAGCCCAGTAAAAGCAGACGGAAATCAGGAATGAAAATTAAGTAATGGCCAACTTCTAAACAAATAGTTGATATTCACACCCCCATATCATCCCACGAACCAAAACCCCAAATCCTAGAAGCATTCACAATTGCACTGGAATACAACGGCCATAGTGCACAAACTGCATCTTTGCCAGGAATGACAGAAACTAGGGACTACAAGGCATGCTTCTACAGAAAACCTTAACTAATTATACAGATAAGAGATTAGTAAAATCACAAACATTGAGGACATCGTTACCAATCTTTTCTCAACTTTGTATAGCCCATTAATTATATGGAAATTTCTACAAGGTCGTAACCGGATGCAAATTGTAACAAATATGTGTGATAGAGAAAAGGATCGGGGGTGGGAGACTTACATCTTCAGGGTTAGACTCCTGGAGTTCATCACCATATGAATCTCTACCATCTTTCAACAAATAATCTTCGCGTGAGTCATGAAGTGCATTCCCAGATGCTAAGAACCGTTGGTTACTACTCTCTCTTCCAGGAGTTTCCGGCTTTTTTTCTCTTGCCTGAGGTGGTTTAAGTGTTGCAACACTTCTAACAGTACCTGTACCCTGTGATCCAATGCTGAAATCCCATCCAGCATTTTTCACGGTCTTACCCTGGTCACTGCAAATTAAAACAAGAGGTAAACCACACAACCAGCAAAGCACCAGTGATCAGCAATTTCTAACCCACCTAGCTCGAACAGTTTCATCTCTTAAATTTCTTGTCACTTTCACGGTATCAGATATCTCCCCTCTAGCTGTAGGACCATTTTTAACGGTGTCACCATCTTCCTTTATATGGTATTTTGGACGCTCTCTGTAAGATAACAAAAAGCAGGGCATCTTAGCTAAACTCTGTAAGAATTAGCATGTATTGCCAAATCAAACCACATTGACAAATGAATGCCAGAAAATTAAACTAAACTGCAAGTTGCAGTGCAGTTATGTATGTTTAGACCAGGCATAGACCAGGTGAGCGTCATTGTGCTGCAGATGCTTTCTAGAAAGAAACTTGACATCAAAAGGTGAAAGGCATAACAGCAATATTTGGCACCTTATTCTCTCCATAAGCCTTGGACTCTTTCTAGCAGTCCTGATAAAACGGTGCTTTAGTAGTTCCTTGGCACTTGCACGCTGagattaaaggaaaaaaagaacaaacagaaaattataataatagaaAACTTGCAGAATTCATTAATCAAGATAGTGGAAGGCCATATTGCCACCTGATTTAATTCACATCAGCATAGATTTGAAATGCAACAAACAGAAATAAAGCAATTCATGCAATACTGACTCGGGCTAAAGTTTTACAAAAACTGATGCAAGCAATATTTTGGACTCCAAACTAATAGATTACAACCAATATGACTGCCaactctccttctctctccctcattCTTTCATTGTAATTTTGTGGAAAAGCAATACCTATAAGAACCACAAACACATGACAAGAATCATTTGTAGATCACATTAAACAAGTAAATACTGTCCTGAACTTCAACAACCTCtcatttccaaattccaacaatgtattatatatgtttgtagcTGACGACTGCCTTTAGTATCAATTTATGCAGGTCATCATGTGGCTAATGGCTATTCTACACTCAGTTTGAAAAGGGGAAAATTTCTGGATTTTCCTATACATCTTGTGGCAACCACGATGATctattttctgggtttggaaAAGTGTTCCCTTTTCAAGAAAGGGAATCCTATGATATGTTGGGaatcttttaactttttagtTTCTAATGAATTTTCACCTTCAAATCAATAAACGCAAAATGGCAGTATACGATGGAAAATTGAGTGGGATATTCTGATTGTATAAATACTTACCTCAGCAGGTACCTTCTTTAGACAAAGTGAAacaaattctttcattggtCGAGAAAAATGCTCATCCAACTGcacaacaaacacaaaaatgaTTCTTTTATATTGTGAGTAATATCTCCAATGGCTAAGAagcatttcatttttataaatcATTCAAGATGAATGGATCGGTGTGCCATTAGAGTATACTGAAAGAACCTGAGGTGGATTTTCTCGAGGTATAATGAAAAGAACTCTCATCGGGTGAAGATCAGCAAGTGGCGGTTCCCCTTTCGCCATCTCAATAGCAGTGATTCCCAGAGACCAGATATCTGCCTGCATATGCAAAGGGTCCAAGTGAGTGAACAATCAAGGCTCAGTGTGAGTAAGAATAAGGTCTTCAATAGATACCTTCTCATTGTATCCTTCAGAATTCTGGATTACCTCTGGAGCCATCCAGAATGGTGTTCCTACAAATGTCTGtgattgttaaaaaaaaattagtgcaTTCTAGCTAGCGTACAAGATTTAAGATATTTCGTATACGTAATTGGAAACTAACATTCCATATTATCAAATCATTGTGTATAGACATAAGTAAAAAAATGACATACAGTGAGCGCACAGTAACACTATTCTAAGTTCaagtaaataaaaactacAAAAGTGCATACCCTAAGTAGTGATTCATCTGACCTGATCTGATCAACAATAAAGCAAATGAAATCAAGTTAAAATATGGTACCTTCCTCCTTGATATCGTCCTTGTAAGTTGTGCAGAAACACCAAAATCTGCCACCTGTTACAAGTCACAAACGTAACTTGGAAGACCAAAGGCTAATAAATTTAACACCACCCTTCAATGCATATCTTACTTCTAATTAGTTAATCCTCTATACAAATTAAAGACTTTTTATCATGAAAATATACCTTAACATCACCATTCTCTGTCAATAAAATGTTTGCCGCTGCAAAATTTATAAAGTTGTCGTCAAAACAAGAGCTAGAAGAAGCAAGGTGAAActaataatacttacatgaagctgaaaaatgagaagaaaaagaaggcaaTTTCAAGTACAGAATACCAAATATTACAAATGATTCTGTCATAAGCAGATATAATTACGTAGAAATTAAGGAGAGAAAACCTTTAATATCTCTGTGAATTTTTCCTTCATTATGTAAATATTCAATTGCATGCAGCAAGTCACGAAGAATACAGGCCATTGACATTTCATCTAGCGGAGGACCTGATTGGAGCTGCATAAACACAATTGTCTTAGCATTCTGGAAGAATGCATGATAGATGCACACACAGAGAGTGATATGTGCATACGTGTGCGTGTGATTTTTAGCACAGTGCATCAACACCACATGTACATAAATATGACATAAAATTTACAACATTAAATGGACAGCTAAAGCCTAGCAAGTCACTGTTAAGAAATTTCCATCTACTGACACCATAGTGTGTCAAAATTGTTAAGATGACGAAGTACATCTAGAAGGGAACCTCACTTGCATA of Prunus dulcis chromosome 4, ALMONDv2, whole genome shotgun sequence contains these proteins:
- the LOC117626628 gene encoding PRA1 family protein H, translated to MVFTSNPLSLSVPDPFFESWLRENGYPEIIDQHTSTAITTSTTTTTDASSITNGFFISLFSRIFTLLSLFTINPFSKLTNEDLAAQTPPWTTIFIGSSDSYSFPLSVSQARMRVQENVKRYARNYATLLVLFFACSLYQMPLALVGLISCLALWDVFKFCSERWGLDRYPIIRECLIRVAQCVAAVILICSNVQMALFYALGVSYAGMILHAGFRKLARAKQTPHGRSK
- the LOC117624842 gene encoding germinal center kinase 1 isoform X1 — translated: MDMADVAGLAEAAGSRFSQLELIGRGSFGDVYKGFDKELNKEVAIKVIDLEESEDEIEDIQKEISVLSQCRSPYITEYYGSYLNQTKLWIIMEYMAGGSVADLLQSGPPLDEMSMACILRDLLHAIEYLHNEGKIHRDIKAANILLTENGDVKVADFGVSAQLTRTISRRKTFVGTPFWMAPEVIQNSEGYNEKADIWSLGITAIEMAKGEPPLADLHPMRVLFIIPRENPPQLDEHFSRPMKEFVSLCLKKVPAERASAKELLKHRFIRTARKSPRLMERIRERPKYHIKEDGDTVKNGPTARGEISDTVKVTRNLRDETVRASDQGKTVKNAGWDFSIGSQGTGTVRSVATLKPPQAREKKPETPGRESSNQRFLASGNALHDSREDYLLKDGRDSYGDELQESNPEDEELTVSGSGTVVIRTPKGSQSSSQFRDQNSLPSSTYASYEDASSSGTVVFRGQHDDSDSPRTPKSRLGIQERTSTASTEDSAINLAEAKAAIQGGRKGNAKDRSALNKINYDAHDRRGQMTNSSDSSRQSHEYIDAPKVFPRSSQASDDEESAKVIAQSAALSILLIPSLKEALADDSEGSAVRSVAKSLAKLESLKPGSSEVFVSKLLQRLASSNSSKESSLKDLQELAARIFTKGKTASEETQNTKAEDKKRQQNKEFQSNANISPLARFLLSRWQGQVSRDLNPA
- the LOC117624842 gene encoding serine/threonine-protein kinase 26 isoform X2, with the translated sequence MDMADVAGLAEAAGSRFSQLELIGRGSFGDVYKGFDKELNKEVAIKVIDLEESEDEIEDIQKEISVLSQCRSPYITEYYGSYLNQTKLWIIMEYMAGGSVADLLQSGPPLDEMSMACILRDLLHAIEYLHNEGKIHRDIKAANILLTENGDVKVADFGVSAQLTRTISRRKTFVGTPFWMAPEVIQNSEGYNEKADIWSLGITAIEMAKGEPPLADLHPMRVLFIIPRENPPQLDEHFSRPMKEFVSLCLKKVPAERASAKELLKHRFIRTARKSPRLMERIRERPKYHIKEDGDTVKNGPTARGEISDTVKVTRNLRDETVRASDQGKTVKNAGWDFSIGSQGTGTVRSVATLKPPQAREKKPETPGRESSNQRFLASGNALHDSREDYLLKDGRDSYGDELQESNPEDPSSTYASYEDASSSGTVVFRGQHDDSDSPRTPKSRLGIQERTSTASTEDSAINLAEAKAAIQGGRKGNAKDRSALNKINYDAHDRRGQMTNSSDSSRQSHEYIDAPKVFPRSSQASDDEESAKVIAQSAALSILLIPSLKEALADDSEGSAVRSVAKSLAKLESLKPGSSEVFVSKLLQRLASSNSSKESSLKDLQELAARIFTKGKTASEETQNTKAEDKKRQQNKEFQSNANISPLARFLLSRWQGQVSRDLNPA